The sequence below is a genomic window from Paenibacillus silvisoli.
TCGACATCAAGAACGACGGCGTAGGCTTGCCGGCCGAAAACCCGAACCTCAGCGAAGATACGATTACGAAAGTAGCCGACGTTACAGCGAAGCTGAAGAGCGGCGAAATCAAGGTTGCCGCTGAACAAGGCAGCCTGATCAAGTAATCCAAGCACCATTTTCAACCATAACCTTATATTCAAGAAGAGACGGGACGCTCCGTCTCTTTTTGGTTAATACCCTTACGATCAATTTGGTAAAGGAGCCCGTATCGTATGGAATTTGTAGTGGAAATGCTTAACATTCGCAAGGAATTTCCCGGAGTCGTGGCTAACGACGATATTACGCTCCAGCTGCGTAAGGGCGAAATCCACGCGCTGCTCGGGGAGAACGGGGCCGGCAAGTCGACGCTCATGAGCATCCTGTTCGGGATGTATCAGCCGGACCGCGGCTCGATCAAGGTGAACGGCGAACAAGTGAAAATCGCTAACCCCAACGTTGCAAATAAGCTTGGCATCGGCATGGTTCACCAGCATTTTAAGCTCGTCAGCAATTTTACCGTTACCGAGAACATCATGCTCGGCAATGAATTGAAGAAAGGCTTCGTGCTGAACATTAACGGGGCTGCCCGCAGAATCGAAGAGCTCTCGAAGCGCTACGGCTTGAACGTCGATCCGCATGCGAAGATCGAGGACATTTCGGTCGGGATGCAGCAGCGCGTAGAAATATTGAAGATGCTGTACCGGGACGCGGAGGTGCTCATTCTCGACGAGCCGTCGGCCGTACTGACACCGCAGGAAATCGAGGAATTGGGCAAAATCATGCTTGGTCTGGTTGCCGAAGGCAAGTCCATCATTCTCATCACTCATAAGCTGAAAGAGATTAAAGCCGTTGCTAACCGTTGTACGGTTATCCGCCGCGGCAAAACGATCGGTACGGTCGACGTCGCGACGACGAGCGAGCTGAAGATGGCCGAAATGATGGTAGGCCGTAACGTGAATTTCAAGGTGGAAAAAGAAGAAAGCCGTCCGGGCGAGGTCATGTTGAAGCTGGAAGGGCTGACTGTGAATAATAACAAAAACGTGCCTGGGCTGAAGAACTTCAACCTCGAAGTCCGCGCAGGCGAAATCGTTGGCATAGCGGGCGTTGAGGGCAACGGCCAATCGGAACTCGTGGAAGCGATTACCGGTCTTCGCAAGGTCGAAAGCGGACGAATCCTGCTCGACGGGCATGACATTACGCGGGAATCGATCCGCAGCCGCATACATAAAGGGATTGCGCATATTCCGGAGGATCGGCAGAAGCGCGGGCTCGTGCTTGATTACACGCTGGAGGAGAACATGATACTGCAGGTGTATAACCGCAAGCCGTTCTCTAAGCGCGGTATATTGGACAGAGGCGCGATTCGCAAGTATGCGAGCGGTATATTGGAAAGCTTCGACGTCCGTTCCGGCAAAGGGCCGCTCTCCGTATCGCGGTCGCTCTCCGGCGGTAACCAACAGAAGGCGATTATCGGGCGCGAGATCGAGCTCGATCCCGGCCTTCTCATCGCGGTTCAGCCTACGCGGGGCCTGGACGTCGGCTCCATCGAGTACATCCATAAGCGGTTGATCGCGCACCGGAACCGGGGCAAAGCGGTGCTGCTCATCTCACTCGAGCTCGACGAGGTGCTGAACGTATCCGACCGCATCGCGGTGCTCAACAACGGCGAGCTGATCGGCGTCGTGAAGGCGTCGGAAACGAATGAGAACGACATCGGCGCTATGATGGCCGGCGTTAAAATAGGGGGAGACCAATGAGGAATCTCATCATTTCCTTATGCGCGGTTATATTCGGCCTTCTCGGAGGCGCCATTCTGATGGCAGTAACGGGGCATGATCCCGTGGAGGGGTACAAGTACCTTTTCCAGGGCGGACTGAAAACCACGTCGCGCTTCGGCGATACGCTTGCGACAGGCACGCCGCTGATCTTCACGGGCCTTTCGGTCGCATTCGCGTTCCGTACGGGCCTGTTCAATATCGGCGCGGCGGGGCAAATGCTGTTCGGCGGCTTCTGCGCAACCGTCATCGGCCTGAATGTCGATACGGCTAGACCGCTGCTGCTGCTGCTCATGATTGCGGCGGCGATCTTCGGCGGCGCGATATGGGCGTTTATCCCGGGTCTGCTTAAAGCGCGCTTCAACGTACATGAGGTCGTATCGACGATCATGATGAACTGGGTCGCGTATTGGACGATCTACTATGCGGTACCGGCCTATTTGAAGGCCGAGCAGATCGAGACGGAATCGCGTCCGTTAGCGGACAAAGCCACGCTAAAGGCGGCGTTCCTCTCGGATATGTTCGGCGGTTCGTACGTCAACCTGGGCTTGTTCCTTGCGGTCATCGTGGTGATCGTGATCGCGTTCATTATCAATAAAACGACGCTCGGCTACGAGCTGAAGGCGGTTGGCTTTAACCGCCATTCCGCCGAGTATGCCGGCATCGGCGTCAACCGCAGCATCATCACCTCGATGCTGATCTCCGGGGCGCTTGCCGGACTCGCCGGCATGGCGCAATATGCGGGCAACGGCACGAATATTCAGATCGGCGTCCTGCCTACGCAAGGCTACGACGGCATCGCGGTTGCCTTGCTCGGCGCCAACTCGCCGGTCGGCGTTCTGGTTTCCGCGCTGTTCTTCGGCCTGCTGTACTCCGGCCGCGGCTTCATGAACGCGATGACGGAAATTCCGCCTGAAATCGCGGACTCCATTATCGCGATCATTATTTACTTCGCGGCGACGAGCGTCTTGATGGACAGGCTCATCACGAGATTCTTGTCCAAGCGCCGTTCGACGACGATGGCTGCAACGGCCGGCGGAAAGGAGAAGGTGTAGCGTATGTGGACGACGATTCAACAGATTTTCCCGTATGCGATCATGTTTACGATTCCGCTTCTGATCACCGCCCTCGGCGGACTGTTCAGCGAACGAAGCGGCGTCGTGAACATCGGCTTGGAAGGGCTTATGGTCATCGGGGCGTTCGCGGCGGCATATACGATGTATGAGCTGCAAACCGCGTGGCCGGGGCACCAAATCGCTGCGATCTGGATCGGCCTATTGGTCGCGATCGTCGCGGGCACGGTATTCTCGCTGCTGCACGCGTTTGCCAGCATTCACTTGAGCGCGAACCAGGTCATCAGCGGTACCGCGATCAACATGATCGCCGGCGCGCTGACCGTGTTCTTGTCCCGCAACATTACGGGCAGCGGCAATATTCGTCTATCGGGAGGCTTTCCTCCGTTCGACGTATGGGGGCTGTCGGATATCCCGATCATCGGCCCGTTGTTATTTACGAAAACGTACTGGACGACTTGGATCATTCTCGCCGTCGTTCTGCTCAGTTCCTTTGTTTTGAGAAAAACGGCGTTCGGTCTGCGGCTCCGCTCCTGCGGCGAATATCCGCAAGCAGCCGAAGCGGCCGGCGTTAACGTCCGCAAGATGCGGTATATCGGCGTTCTGATTTCCGGCGCATTTGCCGGGCTCGGCGGCGCTATCCATCTCGTAACGATTGCCGGCGAGTTCACCGGCACGGTATCGGGTTTGGGTTTCCTGGCGCTCGCAGCGCTGATCTTCGGCCAATGGCGGCCGATCGGCATTCTAGCGGCAACGCTGTTCTTCGGCTTTGCCAGCACGGTGGCCAACGTGTCGCAGGTCATTCCGGCCTTTGCTTCCATTCCGCCGATTTACCTCAAGGTATTCCCATACGTCGTTACGCTGATCGCGCTCGTGCTGTTCTCGAAAACCTCGCAAGCGCCGAAAGCGGCAGGGGAGGTATTCGATTCAGGCAAACGCTGATTGGTTAGCTACGGGATAGGGAGTGTGGAGAGCCAGTGCATGAAGAAAGAGAAGATAAACGGGGAAAAATGCTGGATGCCGTCCGGATGTACTACCAGCTCGATTACAGCCAGCAGGAAATAGCGAAACGGCTCGGCGTATCCAGACCGACCGTCAGCCGGTTCATTCAGCAAGCGAAAGAAGAAGGCTATGTCATTATCAGCATCATCGACCCGCTGGAGAATAACGATCTGCTGGCGTGTCAAATCGAGCGCAAATTCGGGCTCAAAAAAGTCGTCATCGTGAACGTGCCGCACTACGAGGATGCCGTGGTCAAGAAGTATCTTGGCCCGTCAGCCGCGAAGTACATCGACAGCGTGGTCAAGGACGGCGACATTATCGCCACAACCTGGGGCACGACGTTGTACGAGGTGGCGCTGAATTTGCAGGACCGGCATTTGAAGGACATCAAGGTCGTTCAACTGAACGGCGGCGTCAGCCACTCCGAAACGAATACGTACGCTTACGAGATCGTCAATCTATTCGGCAAAGCGTTCCATACCGTGCCGTATTTCATTCCGCTGCCCGCGATCTTCGACAATCCCGTCGTGAAGCGGACGATCGAAACGGACCGCCACATCAAGAACATTCTGGAGCTCGGCAAGGAAGCCAACATCGCCATCGTGACGGTCGGCGCGCCGACGGAAGATTCGGTCTTGATCAAGGCGAATTATTTTAACGAGGAAGAGCTGAAGATGATCTTCGAGAAGGGGGCGGGCGATATTTGCTCGCGTTACTTCAATATCGACGGCGTCGTTTGCTCGCAGGAGCTGAATCAGCGGACGATCGGCGTCGATCTGGACGATTTAAAGAAGAAGGAGAAGTCCATTCTCGTCGCGGGCGGGATCCGCAAGGTCGACGGCATCTATGGCGCGCTGCAAGGCAAATACACGAACGTGCTGATTACGGATCAATTTACGGCTAAATACTTGCTGGAGCGAAACTAAACTAATTAAACAGACAGAGAGAAGGAATAAAGGATGGGTAACGAATTGCAAGGAGCGGCATTGGCTGCATATTTTGACCATACGTTATTGAAGCCGGAAGCGACGGCTGCGCAAATCGCGAAGCTGTGCGAGGAAGCCAAGCAATATAAGTTCGCGACCGTTTGCGTCAATCCATACTGGGTAGCGGAAGCAGCGGCGCAGCTTGCAGGCTCGGGGGTCGGCGTTACGACAGTAATCGGCTTCCCGTTAGGCGCTTCGAGCTCGGCTGTCAAAATAGCGGAAACAAACGACGCCATCGCGAATGGCGCGACGGAAATCGATATGGTGCTGAACGTCGGCGCGCTGAAATCCGGCCGTCTTGACGAGGTGGAGCGCGACGTGCGCGGCGTAGCGGATGCGTGCAAAGGACGCGCCGTGAGCAAGGTCATTCTCGAG
It includes:
- a CDS encoding ABC transporter permease is translated as MWTTIQQIFPYAIMFTIPLLITALGGLFSERSGVVNIGLEGLMVIGAFAAAYTMYELQTAWPGHQIAAIWIGLLVAIVAGTVFSLLHAFASIHLSANQVISGTAINMIAGALTVFLSRNITGSGNIRLSGGFPPFDVWGLSDIPIIGPLLFTKTYWTTWIILAVVLLSSFVLRKTAFGLRLRSCGEYPQAAEAAGVNVRKMRYIGVLISGAFAGLGGAIHLVTIAGEFTGTVSGLGFLALAALIFGQWRPIGILAATLFFGFASTVANVSQVIPAFASIPPIYLKVFPYVVTLIALVLFSKTSQAPKAAGEVFDSGKR
- a CDS encoding ABC transporter permease — translated: MRNLIISLCAVIFGLLGGAILMAVTGHDPVEGYKYLFQGGLKTTSRFGDTLATGTPLIFTGLSVAFAFRTGLFNIGAAGQMLFGGFCATVIGLNVDTARPLLLLLMIAAAIFGGAIWAFIPGLLKARFNVHEVVSTIMMNWVAYWTIYYAVPAYLKAEQIETESRPLADKATLKAAFLSDMFGGSYVNLGLFLAVIVVIVIAFIINKTTLGYELKAVGFNRHSAEYAGIGVNRSIITSMLISGALAGLAGMAQYAGNGTNIQIGVLPTQGYDGIAVALLGANSPVGVLVSALFFGLLYSGRGFMNAMTEIPPEIADSIIAIIIYFAATSVLMDRLITRFLSKRRSTTMAATAGGKEKV
- a CDS encoding ABC transporter ATP-binding protein yields the protein MEFVVEMLNIRKEFPGVVANDDITLQLRKGEIHALLGENGAGKSTLMSILFGMYQPDRGSIKVNGEQVKIANPNVANKLGIGMVHQHFKLVSNFTVTENIMLGNELKKGFVLNINGAARRIEELSKRYGLNVDPHAKIEDISVGMQQRVEILKMLYRDAEVLILDEPSAVLTPQEIEELGKIMLGLVAEGKSIILITHKLKEIKAVANRCTVIRRGKTIGTVDVATTSELKMAEMMVGRNVNFKVEKEESRPGEVMLKLEGLTVNNNKNVPGLKNFNLEVRAGEIVGIAGVEGNGQSELVEAITGLRKVESGRILLDGHDITRESIRSRIHKGIAHIPEDRQKRGLVLDYTLEENMILQVYNRKPFSKRGILDRGAIRKYASGILESFDVRSGKGPLSVSRSLSGGNQQKAIIGREIELDPGLLIAVQPTRGLDVGSIEYIHKRLIAHRNRGKAVLLISLELDEVLNVSDRIAVLNNGELIGVVKASETNENDIGAMMAGVKIGGDQ
- a CDS encoding sugar-binding transcriptional regulator; translated protein: MLDAVRMYYQLDYSQQEIAKRLGVSRPTVSRFIQQAKEEGYVIISIIDPLENNDLLACQIERKFGLKKVVIVNVPHYEDAVVKKYLGPSAAKYIDSVVKDGDIIATTWGTTLYEVALNLQDRHLKDIKVVQLNGGVSHSETNTYAYEIVNLFGKAFHTVPYFIPLPAIFDNPVVKRTIETDRHIKNILELGKEANIAIVTVGAPTEDSVLIKANYFNEEELKMIFEKGAGDICSRYFNIDGVVCSQELNQRTIGVDLDDLKKKEKSILVAGGIRKVDGIYGALQGKYTNVLITDQFTAKYLLERN
- the deoC gene encoding deoxyribose-phosphate aldolase, with amino-acid sequence MGNELQGAALAAYFDHTLLKPEATAAQIAKLCEEAKQYKFATVCVNPYWVAEAAAQLAGSGVGVTTVIGFPLGASSSAVKIAETNDAIANGATEIDMVLNVGALKSGRLDEVERDVRGVADACKGRAVSKVILEVGLLTDEEKVTASEICKRAGADFVKTSTGFGPGGATVKDIALMRQTVGPEMGVKASGGVRDLEAVRSLIEAGATRVGASASVTIVSGGTNEGY